A single Actinomadura algeriensis DNA region contains:
- a CDS encoding murein hydrolase activator EnvC family protein, translated as MTLFTLLLTCVITIGAPGVDAWRWPLGPPAPQVLRGFSPPASPWGAGHRGVDLAARPGQPVRAAGPGRVSFADRLAGRGVISITHGRLRTTYLPVSPSVRVGHRVASGTVIGRVETARTHCPATCLHWGLRSGDTYLNPLDLVRRQVRLLPHWSPAPPPRERDESAPAEPRMGLRDATTATGGALTGMALAYVLAFVWRRARPRPRARPRAGRLRRPPSPPPGVIDLSKERRLRRTP; from the coding sequence ATGACCTTGTTCACATTGCTCCTCACCTGCGTGATCACGATCGGGGCGCCGGGCGTGGACGCCTGGCGGTGGCCGCTGGGCCCGCCCGCCCCACAGGTGCTGCGGGGTTTCTCGCCGCCGGCGTCGCCGTGGGGCGCGGGCCACCGCGGGGTCGATCTCGCCGCACGTCCCGGCCAACCCGTGCGCGCGGCGGGGCCCGGGCGGGTGTCCTTCGCCGACCGGCTGGCCGGCCGCGGAGTCATCTCGATCACGCACGGACGGCTGCGCACCACGTACCTGCCCGTCAGCCCGAGCGTCCGCGTCGGCCACCGCGTCGCGTCCGGAACCGTGATCGGCCGGGTCGAGACCGCCCGCACGCACTGCCCGGCCACCTGCCTGCACTGGGGTTTGCGCAGCGGAGACACGTACCTGAACCCGCTCGATCTCGTCCGGCGGCAGGTCCGGCTGCTCCCGCACTGGTCACCCGCCCCGCCTCCCCGCGAACGCGACGAGTCCGCGCCCGCGGAGCCGCGCATGGGGCTGCGGGACGCCACGACGGCCACGGGCGGCGCGCTGACCGGCATGGCCCTGGCGTACGTGCTGGCCTTCGTCTGGCGCCGCGCGCGCCCGCGTCCCCGCGCCCGTCCCCGGGCCGGTCGCCTCCGGCGTCCGCCCTCTCCGCCGCCGGGCGTCATCGACCTGTCGAAGGAACGGCGCCTGCGCCGCACTCCCTAG
- the rpsB gene encoding 30S ribosomal protein S2 yields the protein MAPVVTMRQLLESGVHFGHQTRRWNPKMKRFILTERNGIYIIDLQQSLSYIDRGYEFVKATVAHGGTILFVGTKKQAQEAIAEQATRVGMPFVNQRWLGGMLTNFSTVHKRLTRLKELEEINYDDVAGSGMTKKELLGLRREKDKLERTLGGIRDMAKVPSAIWIVDTKKEHIAVNEAKKLGIPVVAILDTNCDPDEVDYPVPGNDDAIRSVSLLTRVVADAVADGLIARAGAGAGGDEKPAEGAASAAEPLPEWERELLEKQSAEAAEAAPADAAPAEEAPEATEAAEAPEAAEAQPEQANAEAEQA from the coding sequence ATGGCACCCGTCGTCACCATGCGGCAGCTCCTGGAGAGCGGCGTCCACTTCGGCCACCAGACTCGTCGGTGGAACCCGAAGATGAAGCGCTTCATCCTGACCGAGCGCAACGGCATCTACATCATCGACCTGCAGCAGTCGCTGTCCTACATCGACCGAGGCTACGAGTTCGTCAAGGCCACGGTCGCGCACGGCGGCACCATTCTGTTCGTCGGCACCAAGAAGCAGGCCCAGGAGGCCATCGCCGAGCAGGCCACCCGGGTCGGCATGCCCTTCGTCAACCAGCGCTGGCTGGGCGGCATGCTCACCAACTTCTCCACCGTCCACAAGCGGCTCACCCGGCTCAAGGAGCTGGAGGAGATCAACTACGACGACGTGGCCGGCTCCGGCATGACCAAGAAGGAGCTTCTCGGTCTGCGCCGCGAGAAGGACAAGCTGGAGCGCACCCTCGGCGGTATCCGCGACATGGCGAAGGTTCCGAGCGCCATCTGGATCGTGGACACCAAGAAGGAGCACATCGCGGTCAACGAGGCCAAGAAGCTCGGCATCCCGGTCGTCGCGATCCTGGACACCAACTGCGACCCCGACGAGGTCGACTACCCGGTTCCGGGCAACGACGACGCGATCCGCAGCGTCAGCCTGCTGACCCGCGTGGTCGCCGACGCCGTCGCCGACGGCCTGATCGCCCGGGCCGGAGCCGGTGCCGGTGGCGACGAGAAGCCCGCCGAGGGCGCCGCGTCCGCCGCCGAGCCGCTGCCCGAGTGGGAGCGCGAGCTGCTGGAGAAGCAGTCCGCCGAGGCCGCCGAGGCCGCGCCCGCCGACGCCGCTCCGGCCGAGGAGGCGCCCGAGGCCACGGAGGCCGCCGAGGCTCCTGAGGCCGCCGAGGCCCAGCCGGAGCAGGCGAACGCCGAGGCCGAGCAGGCTTGA
- the tsf gene encoding translation elongation factor Ts: protein MANFTAADVKRLRDLTGAGMMAVKNALTEADGDFEKATELLRLKGAKDVGKRAERTAANGLVAEYFADSGNGALLELNCETDFVAKNAQFIELAERLVQFAATAGATDVATLLTAEIEPGKTVQTLIEENSAKIGEKLELRRFAHFQGAYVASYLHKSDPQLPPTTGVLVELDAENAEVAKDVAQQIAAMAPKYVTREEIPAEAVEKERALAEQLTRDEGKPEQAIPKIVEGRVTAYFRDFVLLEQAFVKDGKKTIAKVLDEAGVKVVRFARFKVGQA, encoded by the coding sequence ATGGCGAACTTCACCGCCGCTGACGTCAAGCGGCTCCGCGACCTGACCGGCGCCGGAATGATGGCCGTCAAGAACGCCCTGACCGAGGCGGACGGCGACTTCGAGAAGGCCACCGAGCTGCTGCGTCTCAAGGGCGCCAAGGACGTCGGCAAGCGCGCCGAGCGCACCGCCGCCAACGGCCTGGTCGCCGAGTACTTTGCCGACTCCGGCAACGGCGCCCTGCTGGAGCTCAACTGCGAGACCGACTTCGTCGCGAAGAACGCGCAGTTCATCGAGCTGGCCGAGCGTCTCGTCCAGTTCGCCGCGACCGCCGGCGCGACCGACGTGGCCACGCTGCTGACCGCCGAGATCGAGCCGGGCAAGACCGTCCAGACGCTGATCGAGGAGAACAGCGCCAAGATCGGCGAGAAGCTCGAGCTGCGCCGCTTCGCCCACTTCCAGGGCGCCTACGTGGCCAGCTACCTGCACAAGTCCGACCCGCAGCTGCCGCCGACGACCGGTGTGCTCGTCGAGCTGGACGCCGAGAACGCCGAGGTCGCCAAGGACGTCGCCCAGCAGATCGCGGCGATGGCCCCCAAGTACGTGACCCGCGAGGAGATCCCCGCCGAGGCCGTCGAGAAGGAGCGCGCGCTCGCCGAGCAGCTCACCCGCGACGAAGGCAAGCCCGAGCAGGCCATCCCGAAGATCGTCGAGGGCCGGGTCACCGCCTACTTCCGGGACTTCGTCCTGCTCGAGCAGGCGTTCGTCAAGGACGGCAAGAAGACGATCGCCAAGGTGCTGGACGAGGCCGGCGTCAAGGTCGTCCGCTTCGCCCGGTTCAAGGTCGGGCAGGCCTGA
- the pyrH gene encoding UMP kinase: MPENTTTSATAASSSARHAPAAGWKRVLLKLSGEAFAGRDPLGIDPQIVQHVAEGIAEAVRDGVEVAVVCGGGNMFRGAVMAERGMDRGRADYMGMIGTVINCLALQDFLEKLGIDTRVQTAITMSQVAEPYIPRRAIRHLEKGRVVIFGAGLGQPFFSTDTTAAQRALEIGAEAVLKATQVDGVYDADPRKNPEAVKFDHLDYGEVLQRGLKVMDATAISLCMDNALPIVVFDLMGQGNIVRAVRGEKIGTLVSPAQG, encoded by the coding sequence GTGCCGGAGAATACGACCACTAGCGCGACGGCGGCCTCGTCGTCCGCCCGGCACGCGCCGGCCGCGGGCTGGAAACGGGTGCTGCTGAAGCTGTCCGGCGAGGCGTTCGCCGGACGCGACCCGCTCGGCATCGACCCGCAGATCGTGCAGCACGTCGCCGAGGGCATCGCCGAGGCGGTGCGCGACGGCGTCGAGGTCGCGGTCGTGTGCGGCGGCGGCAACATGTTCCGTGGCGCGGTCATGGCCGAGCGCGGCATGGACCGTGGACGCGCCGACTACATGGGCATGATCGGGACGGTCATCAACTGCCTGGCGCTGCAGGACTTCCTGGAGAAGCTCGGCATCGACACCAGGGTCCAGACCGCCATCACCATGAGCCAGGTGGCCGAGCCGTACATTCCGCGGCGCGCCATCCGGCACCTGGAGAAGGGCCGCGTCGTCATCTTCGGCGCGGGGCTCGGCCAGCCGTTCTTCTCCACCGACACCACCGCCGCGCAGCGCGCGCTGGAGATCGGTGCGGAGGCCGTGCTCAAGGCGACCCAGGTGGACGGCGTCTACGACGCCGACCCTCGCAAGAATCCAGAGGCGGTCAAGTTCGACCATTTGGATTACGGTGAAGTTCTACAGCGGGGACTGAAGGTCATGGACGCCACGGCCATCAGCCTCTGCATGGACAACGCGCTCCCCATCGTGGTCTTCGACCTGATGGGGCAGGGCAACATCGTCCGGGCCGTCCGGGGTGAGAAGATCGGCACGCTGGTCAGCCCGGCGCAGGGCTGA
- the frr gene encoding ribosome recycling factor, producing the protein MIDETLLEAEEKMEKAVAVAKEDFQAIRTGRVTPAMFNKITAEYYDTPTPINQLASFTLPEPRLVVVQVYDKSSMQAVERAIRDSDLGVNPTNDGNVIRVVFPDLSEERRREFIKVAGTKAEDSKISIRNIRRRAKDALDKLAKDGDAGEDEVRRAEKELDDTTHRYTAQIDELLEHKKAELLEV; encoded by the coding sequence GTGATCGACGAGACCCTCCTCGAAGCCGAGGAGAAGATGGAGAAGGCGGTCGCGGTCGCCAAGGAGGACTTCCAGGCCATCCGCACCGGCCGGGTCACCCCCGCGATGTTCAACAAGATCACCGCCGAGTACTACGACACCCCGACGCCGATCAACCAGCTGGCGTCGTTCACGCTGCCCGAGCCGCGGCTGGTCGTCGTCCAGGTCTACGACAAGTCGTCCATGCAGGCGGTGGAGAGGGCCATCCGGGACAGCGACCTCGGTGTGAACCCCACCAACGACGGCAACGTCATCCGCGTCGTCTTCCCCGATCTCTCGGAGGAGCGCCGCAGGGAGTTCATCAAGGTCGCGGGAACCAAGGCCGAGGACAGCAAGATCTCCATCCGCAACATCCGGCGGCGCGCCAAGGACGCCCTCGACAAGCTCGCCAAGGACGGCGACGCCGGTGAGGACGAGGTCCGCCGTGCCGAGAAGGAACTCGACGACACCACGCACCGGTACACGGCGCAGATCGACGAGTTGCTCGAGCACAAGAAGGCCGAACTGCTCGAAGTGTGA